In Amycolatopsis sp. EV170708-02-1, the following are encoded in one genomic region:
- a CDS encoding exopolysaccharide biosynthesis protein codes for MLGQVLRGRWRTLVALAVLGALVGAGSSVILSPGYITTSSVLLQGPREADELLTQAEVATSSVVLDRAAAGLGDGMTGAELREKVATSVAQGNVITIEATGDTAEQTQRMADQLASEFVKYSTQIIAGSGDAAVQLAQERRETLRQQVQQTNQRISELSAKVNDGKTTVESVQLRTELQGLRSSIESAMSSLNAADTASGLGNMVVLGSAELPSSAAAPTLPQLALGGAALFFLIGLFGHLFTARTDRRLRDEEEIAAAIGGPVLATFDAVERPPAATTLRAKLLRDDRPWNVPRVDVFADEIDSDVLYRRLVSRLPHRRLLVVAADGDRAGQAAAERLAALAGRWFTVVTVSPARPVVADTDADGVLVVTSLGSRSAWELVGIAEAVADAGLAMVGTVLIRPVRPTRTRPGTSTPSDHEALAGTA; via the coding sequence ATGCTCGGACAGGTCTTGCGCGGGCGATGGCGGACCTTGGTGGCCCTCGCCGTCCTCGGCGCCCTGGTCGGCGCGGGATCTTCGGTGATCCTTTCGCCCGGCTACATCACGACGTCCAGCGTGCTGCTGCAGGGCCCGCGCGAGGCGGACGAGCTGCTCACCCAGGCCGAGGTGGCGACCAGTTCGGTCGTGCTCGACCGGGCCGCCGCCGGGCTGGGCGACGGGATGACCGGCGCCGAGCTGCGGGAGAAGGTGGCCACGTCGGTCGCACAGGGCAATGTCATCACCATCGAGGCCACCGGTGACACCGCCGAACAGACGCAGCGGATGGCCGATCAGCTCGCGAGCGAGTTCGTGAAGTACTCGACGCAGATCATCGCCGGTTCCGGCGACGCGGCGGTCCAGCTGGCGCAGGAACGCCGCGAGACGCTGCGCCAGCAGGTCCAGCAGACGAACCAGCGCATCAGCGAACTCTCCGCGAAGGTCAACGACGGCAAGACGACCGTCGAGAGCGTCCAGCTCCGCACCGAACTGCAGGGCCTGCGTTCGTCGATCGAGTCGGCGATGTCGAGTTTGAACGCGGCCGACACCGCCAGCGGCCTCGGCAACATGGTCGTCCTCGGCTCGGCCGAGCTGCCGTCCTCGGCGGCGGCGCCCACGCTTCCGCAGCTCGCCCTCGGCGGTGCGGCGCTGTTCTTCCTCATCGGCCTGTTCGGTCACCTCTTCACCGCCCGCACCGACCGGCGGCTGCGGGACGAGGAGGAGATCGCCGCGGCGATCGGCGGCCCGGTGCTGGCCACCTTCGACGCCGTGGAGCGGCCGCCCGCCGCGACCACCTTGCGGGCGAAGCTCCTCCGCGACGACAGGCCGTGGAACGTCCCGCGGGTCGACGTCTTCGCCGACGAGATCGACTCCGACGTCCTGTACCGGCGCCTGGTCTCCCGGCTGCCGCACCGGCGGCTGCTCGTGGTCGCCGCCGACGGCGATCGCGCCGGGCAGGCCGCGGCCGAACGGCTCGCCGCGCTCGCCGGGCGGTGGTTCACCGTCGTGACGGTGTCCCCGGCGCGGCCCGTCGTCGCGGACACCGACGCGGACGGGGTCCTCGTCGTGACGAGCCTCGGTTCCCGGTCCGCGTGGGAGCTGGTCGGGATCGCCGAAGCCGTCGCCGACGCCGGTCTCGCCATGGTGGGCACCGTGCTGATCCGGCCGGTCCGGCCGACCCGCACCCGGCCCGGCACGTCCACCCCGTCCGACCACGAAGCACTGGCAGGTACCGCGTGA
- the asnB gene encoding asparagine synthase (glutamine-hydrolyzing) codes for MCGIAGAYFWPDGGPLTDRLTKTLAHRGPDGSGRYDHGEVHLGHRRLSIVDLTETGAQPMVKDGLALTYNGELYNAPELRKELEAAGVRFRGTSDTEVLLEAWRKWGTDGLHRLRGMFAFGVFDERSGELVLVRDQLGIKPLFLVRRGKGVAFASELKALAAELGGSLTVDDTALVASLLYYWVPDGRCAFREAEKLPPGSWARFRPNGDVERGTFWSLRQVAEEGAAYEGEFDLNAVIEDSTRKHLIADVPVATFLSGGLDSSYLTALAARERPGISAYTIGFRAEDAKFEAMPDDLMYAKKVAAKFGVDLHEIEIAPQVLDLLPRMTYHLDEPIGDPAAINSYLICTAAREAGVKVMLSGMGADELFAGYRKHLANKIAVRYQRVPGLVRRPVESLVDRLPVATSKRGFRSVRFAKRFLSFAELPEETAFRRSYTMYDQAELAGLLNPDLAGAVDDVITEHADTYHDNALSDFVNRMCLADSRLFLPGLNLAYTDRSSMAASTEVRTPFVDIEVVKAAFRIPGDKKIVKRQGKMALKEAALSILPAEIVHRPKGLFSAPLRAWMSRDLAPLVREVTNEGELVKAGFLRREALQRLVDEDASGQQDRSKHLWHILTLEYWYRGAVSARTP; via the coding sequence ATGTGCGGCATCGCAGGGGCCTACTTCTGGCCGGACGGGGGACCGCTCACCGATCGGCTCACCAAGACACTCGCGCACCGGGGCCCGGACGGTTCCGGCAGGTACGACCACGGGGAAGTCCACTTAGGACACCGGCGCCTGTCGATCGTCGACCTGACCGAGACCGGCGCGCAGCCGATGGTCAAGGACGGGCTCGCGCTGACCTACAACGGCGAGCTGTACAACGCGCCGGAGCTGCGGAAGGAACTCGAAGCCGCCGGCGTGCGCTTCCGTGGCACGTCCGACACCGAGGTCTTGCTGGAAGCCTGGCGGAAGTGGGGCACCGATGGCCTGCACCGGCTGCGCGGCATGTTCGCGTTCGGCGTCTTCGACGAGCGTTCCGGCGAGCTGGTGCTGGTCCGTGACCAGCTGGGCATCAAACCGCTGTTCCTGGTGCGCCGCGGCAAGGGCGTCGCGTTCGCGTCGGAGCTGAAGGCGCTGGCCGCCGAGCTGGGCGGTTCGCTGACCGTCGACGACACCGCGCTGGTCGCTTCCCTGCTCTACTACTGGGTCCCGGACGGCCGATGCGCGTTCCGCGAGGCCGAGAAGCTGCCGCCGGGCAGCTGGGCGCGGTTCCGGCCGAACGGCGACGTCGAGCGTGGCACCTTCTGGTCGCTGCGTCAGGTCGCCGAAGAGGGCGCGGCCTATGAAGGCGAGTTCGACCTCAACGCCGTCATCGAGGACTCCACGCGCAAGCACCTGATCGCCGACGTGCCAGTCGCGACGTTCCTTTCCGGCGGGCTCGACTCCAGCTACCTGACCGCGCTCGCCGCGCGCGAGCGGCCGGGGATCTCCGCGTACACCATCGGTTTCCGGGCCGAGGACGCGAAATTCGAGGCGATGCCGGACGACCTGATGTACGCGAAGAAGGTCGCCGCGAAGTTCGGCGTCGACCTGCACGAGATCGAGATCGCGCCGCAGGTGCTCGACCTGCTGCCGCGGATGACGTATCACCTCGACGAGCCGATCGGCGATCCGGCGGCGATCAACAGCTACCTGATCTGCACCGCCGCCCGGGAGGCCGGGGTCAAGGTGATGCTCTCGGGGATGGGCGCCGACGAGCTGTTCGCCGGATACCGCAAGCACCTCGCGAACAAGATCGCCGTGCGGTACCAGCGGGTTCCCGGGCTCGTGCGGCGACCCGTCGAGTCCCTTGTGGACAGACTGCCGGTGGCGACCTCGAAACGCGGCTTCCGGTCGGTCCGGTTCGCCAAGCGGTTCCTCTCGTTCGCGGAACTGCCCGAGGAGACCGCGTTCCGGCGCAGCTACACGATGTACGACCAGGCCGAACTCGCCGGGCTGCTGAACCCGGACCTCGCGGGCGCCGTCGACGACGTGATCACCGAGCACGCGGACACCTATCACGACAACGCGTTGTCGGATTTCGTGAACCGCATGTGCCTCGCCGATTCCCGGCTCTTCCTGCCCGGGCTCAACCTCGCCTACACCGACCGGTCCAGTATGGCCGCCTCCACCGAGGTGCGGACGCCGTTCGTCGACATCGAGGTCGTGAAGGCCGCGTTCCGGATCCCCGGCGACAAGAAGATCGTGAAGCGCCAAGGGAAGATGGCGCTCAAGGAAGCGGCGCTGTCCATCCTCCCCGCCGAGATCGTGCATCGGCCGAAGGGGCTGTTCAGCGCGCCGCTGCGGGCTTGGATGAGCCGCGACCTCGCGCCTCTGGTGCGCGAGGTGACGAACGAAGGTGAATTGGTGAAGGCCGGGTTCCTCCGTCGTGAGGCCCTGCAGAGGCTCGTCGACGAAGACGCGTCCGGGCAGCAGGACCGGTCCAAGCATCTCTGGCACATCTTGACCCTCGAGTACTGGTACCGCGGCGCCGTTTCGGCCCGGACCCCCTGA
- a CDS encoding glycoside hydrolase family 75 protein, with amino-acid sequence MRKLLLFSAMVVAAGLAPAATAAASVQAGPTAQQLLAKTTSCKQVSNGKYKTDEETGRTIAVCDAGSAVFWKADMDVDCDGQPTARCNKNTDPWFQDGTAYPRSDGKALVADETPYIVVPSISSTWNFEKAGLKGAGSCAVIYNNKVLYTVIGDTGPKDIIGEASYATAKALGINPDPKNGGVDSGVTYICFKNSKVSPIENHGKATSVGEGLAAKFVQG; translated from the coding sequence ATGCGGAAACTGCTCCTGTTCTCGGCGATGGTGGTGGCCGCCGGACTGGCCCCTGCGGCGACCGCCGCGGCTTCGGTACAGGCGGGCCCGACCGCGCAGCAGCTGCTCGCGAAGACCACCAGCTGCAAACAGGTCTCGAACGGCAAGTACAAGACCGACGAGGAGACCGGCCGGACCATCGCGGTCTGCGACGCGGGAAGCGCCGTGTTCTGGAAGGCCGACATGGACGTCGACTGCGACGGGCAGCCGACCGCGCGGTGCAACAAGAACACCGACCCGTGGTTCCAGGACGGCACCGCGTACCCGCGCTCGGACGGCAAGGCATTGGTCGCCGACGAGACGCCCTACATCGTCGTGCCGAGCATCAGCAGCACGTGGAACTTCGAGAAGGCCGGCCTCAAGGGCGCCGGCTCGTGCGCGGTGATCTACAACAACAAGGTGCTGTACACCGTCATCGGCGACACCGGACCGAAGGACATCATCGGCGAGGCGTCCTACGCGACCGCGAAGGCGCTGGGCATCAACCCGGACCCGAAGAACGGCGGCGTCGACTCGGGCGTCACGTACATCTGCTTCAAGAACTCGAAGGTCTCGCCCATCGAGAACCACGGGAAGGCGACTTCCGTGGGAGAGGGCCTGGCGGCGAAGTTCGTTCAGGGCTGA
- a CDS encoding glycosyltransferase family 4 protein translates to MSVLPGKALILVENLSVPFDRRVWQECQTLTGAGWEVHVICPQGTKRDTEAEVTIDGVHILRYPLKAATGGPAGYVQEYGSALWHTLRLARKVGRVDVVHACNPPDLLFLVALYLKRQGAKFIFDQHDLCPELYLSRFDRGEDFLYRAVCALERRTYKTVDVVIATNESYKDVAVKRGGKSPDDVFVVRSAPVVERFHSVPPEPELKKGKPHLLAYLGVMGPQDGVDYALRALASLRDEVGRTDWHAVFIGSGDAFDAMVALSKELKLGDQVEFTGRISDEDLLRYLSSADVCLSPDPLNPLNDVSTMNKIMEYMAMSRPIVSFELREARVSAGEAALYAPANDEPEFAKLIAHLLDSPEQRAEMGELGRARVAGPLSWENSQKALLAAYAAAVR, encoded by the coding sequence ATGTCGGTCTTGCCTGGTAAAGCTCTCATCCTCGTCGAGAACCTTTCCGTCCCCTTCGATCGCCGTGTCTGGCAGGAGTGCCAGACCCTCACGGGCGCCGGCTGGGAAGTCCACGTCATCTGTCCACAAGGGACGAAACGGGACACCGAAGCCGAGGTCACCATCGACGGCGTCCACATCCTGCGGTACCCGCTGAAGGCCGCCACCGGTGGCCCGGCCGGGTACGTCCAGGAGTACGGCTCCGCGCTGTGGCACACGCTCCGGCTCGCGCGCAAGGTCGGCCGGGTCGACGTGGTGCACGCCTGCAACCCGCCGGATCTGCTGTTCCTGGTCGCGTTGTACCTCAAACGCCAGGGCGCGAAGTTCATCTTCGACCAGCACGACCTCTGCCCCGAGCTGTACCTCTCGCGCTTCGACCGCGGGGAGGACTTCCTGTACCGCGCGGTCTGCGCGCTGGAGCGCCGCACGTACAAGACGGTCGACGTCGTCATCGCGACCAACGAGAGCTACAAGGACGTCGCCGTGAAACGCGGTGGCAAATCGCCGGACGACGTCTTCGTCGTGCGCAGCGCGCCCGTGGTCGAGCGGTTCCACAGCGTGCCGCCCGAGCCCGAACTGAAGAAGGGCAAGCCGCATCTGCTCGCGTACCTCGGTGTGATGGGCCCGCAGGACGGCGTCGACTACGCGTTGCGCGCGCTCGCTTCGCTGCGTGACGAGGTGGGCCGCACCGACTGGCACGCCGTGTTCATCGGTTCCGGTGACGCCTTCGACGCCATGGTGGCGTTGTCCAAGGAGCTGAAGCTCGGCGACCAGGTCGAGTTCACCGGCCGGATCTCCGACGAGGACCTGCTGCGCTACCTGTCCTCGGCCGACGTCTGCCTTTCGCCGGATCCGCTGAACCCGCTCAACGACGTGTCGACCATGAACAAGATCATGGAGTACATGGCGATGAGCCGTCCGATCGTCTCCTTCGAACTGCGGGAGGCCCGCGTTTCGGCGGGCGAGGCCGCGCTGTACGCGCCGGCGAACGACGAGCCGGAGTTCGCGAAGCTGATCGCGCATCTGCTCGACTCGCCGGAACAGCGGGCCGAGATGGGTGAGCTGGGACGGGCGCGCGTGGCCGGCCCGCTCTCGTGGGAGAACTCGCAGAAAGCCCTGCTCGCGGCCTATGCGGCCGCGGTCCGGTGA
- a CDS encoding Wzz/FepE/Etk N-terminal domain-containing protein, which yields MTSAEKAKSEPLIDLQRLVVSVRRRRRLWVATALLGLIAGGLVAMLLPSPPTAVAQILVIHPDDSPTDSGTLMRTDVAVLQTTKTAGEALKKLNSTQPPEEFLKEYEGLGLTNNVLQLTVKGKTKDEALARAQAISDAFITEYIGRNQAAAAAQQKALLDQRNQAQNELTPIEASIVTEEAKGRNANPAQLERLYSRRAELTSKISDYDGRAQEAGIGTPKVAAGTQIVDAPRILPHSLLKTLATDAGIGFALGLLAGLGLAAVTSVVKDRPVLRREISRHLGASVIAQLPKPPRFLRRSRAVTRRQRVAATLVRAARQEGGSVSMLDLGARQVTAALAVDMARELAEKGPVSLVDDLPKANLRELAGDGPVQVLDRGDAPMAARERRIGVGSIEPGTAWTDLEFLGTETILVVRAGHANTEWLHTVARQLADRRIPIIGVVVVDPDPRDHTDGTLWDGLHTALRGRAGAVPERPAPPVKPVEMFPREKKNGRRHPTPYKRADDNSDQPTKRFKPVSPDNAEAL from the coding sequence GTGACCAGCGCCGAAAAAGCGAAATCCGAGCCGCTCATCGACCTGCAGCGGCTGGTCGTCTCGGTACGGAGACGACGACGGCTGTGGGTGGCCACCGCCCTGCTGGGGCTGATCGCCGGCGGGCTGGTCGCGATGCTCCTGCCGTCGCCGCCCACCGCGGTCGCGCAGATCCTCGTGATCCACCCCGACGACTCGCCGACCGACAGCGGGACGCTGATGCGGACCGACGTCGCCGTGCTCCAGACGACGAAGACCGCGGGCGAGGCGCTCAAGAAACTGAACAGCACGCAGCCGCCGGAGGAGTTCCTCAAGGAGTACGAGGGGCTCGGCCTGACGAACAACGTGCTCCAGCTGACGGTCAAGGGCAAGACCAAGGACGAGGCGCTGGCCCGCGCGCAGGCGATCTCGGACGCCTTCATCACCGAGTACATCGGCCGCAACCAGGCGGCCGCGGCGGCGCAGCAGAAGGCCCTGCTCGACCAGCGCAACCAGGCCCAGAACGAGCTCACCCCGATCGAAGCGTCGATCGTCACCGAAGAGGCCAAAGGCCGCAACGCCAACCCCGCGCAGCTGGAGCGGCTGTACTCGCGCCGCGCGGAGCTGACGTCCAAGATCTCCGACTACGACGGCCGCGCGCAGGAGGCGGGCATCGGCACGCCGAAGGTCGCCGCCGGGACGCAGATCGTGGACGCGCCGCGGATCCTGCCGCATTCGCTGCTCAAGACCCTCGCCACCGACGCCGGGATCGGCTTCGCGCTGGGGTTGCTCGCCGGGCTGGGGCTCGCGGCCGTCACGAGCGTGGTGAAGGACCGGCCGGTCCTGCGCCGCGAGATCTCGCGGCACCTCGGCGCCTCGGTGATCGCGCAGCTGCCCAAGCCGCCGCGTTTCCTGCGGCGGTCCCGGGCGGTGACCCGGCGGCAGCGGGTCGCGGCGACCCTCGTCCGCGCGGCCCGGCAAGAGGGCGGCTCGGTGTCGATGCTCGACCTCGGTGCCCGCCAGGTCACCGCCGCGCTCGCCGTCGACATGGCGCGCGAGCTGGCCGAGAAGGGGCCGGTCTCGCTCGTCGACGACCTGCCGAAGGCGAACCTCCGCGAGCTGGCGGGCGACGGCCCCGTCCAGGTGCTGGACCGCGGGGACGCCCCGATGGCCGCGAGGGAACGGCGCATCGGCGTCGGCTCGATCGAGCCCGGAACGGCGTGGACCGACCTCGAATTCCTCGGCACGGAGACGATCCTCGTCGTGCGCGCCGGGCACGCCAACACCGAATGGCTGCACACCGTCGCCCGTCAGCTGGCGGACCGGCGGATCCCGATCATCGGCGTCGTCGTGGTGGACCCGGATCCGCGCGACCACACCGACGGGACGCTGTGGGACGGCCTGCACACCGCGTTGCGCGGCCGCGCCGGTGCCGTGCCGGAGCGCCCGGCCCCGCCGGTGAAGCCGGTCGAGATGTTCCCCCGGGAGAAGAAGAACGGGCGACGGCATCCGACCCCGTACAAACGCGCCGACGACAACAGCGATCAGCCGACCAAACGATTCAAGCCTGTGTCACCGGATAACGCCGAAGCGCTTTAG
- a CDS encoding nucleotide sugar dehydrogenase, translating to MKISVFGLGYVGCVSAACLAGRGHEVVGVDVNPVKIELVSSGKAPVVEERIGELTAEVVAEGKLRATTDVRQAIADSEVSLICVGTPSAPNGSLSTAFLERVAEEIGEALRDKTERHTVVFRSTMLPGTCLDLLVPILEKSSGRTAGVDFGVAVNPEFLREGSSVKDFFDPPKTVIGELDPASGDVVAALYEGLPGEVFRVAIPVAEMTKYADNSFHGLKIGFANELGAICRALGLDSHQVIDVFLADRKLNISPAYLRPGFAFGGSCLPKDLRGLVYAAHRADVAVPILSHVLPSNDEHLQRAFDLVARTGKRKIGLFGLSFKPGTDDLRESPLVELAERLLGKGYDLRIYDANVSLSRLMGANREYIEGRLPHLGQLLAGSIGEVVDHADVCLIGCADPEVLAALPAGGGHTIIDLVRVPDAAERRAEEGYVGLAW from the coding sequence ATGAAGATCAGTGTCTTCGGGCTCGGTTACGTCGGTTGCGTGTCGGCGGCGTGCCTGGCCGGACGCGGGCACGAGGTCGTCGGGGTCGACGTGAACCCGGTGAAGATCGAACTCGTCTCCAGCGGCAAGGCGCCGGTGGTCGAGGAGCGGATCGGCGAACTGACCGCGGAAGTGGTCGCCGAAGGCAAGCTGAGAGCGACCACCGACGTAAGACAGGCGATCGCGGACAGCGAAGTCTCCCTGATCTGTGTCGGTACCCCGTCCGCGCCGAACGGCAGCCTGTCGACGGCGTTCCTGGAGCGCGTCGCCGAGGAGATCGGCGAAGCGCTCCGAGACAAGACCGAACGGCACACCGTCGTCTTCCGCAGCACCATGCTCCCCGGCACCTGCCTGGATCTGCTCGTCCCCATCCTCGAGAAGTCGTCCGGCCGCACCGCCGGCGTGGATTTCGGGGTCGCGGTGAACCCCGAGTTCCTGCGCGAGGGAAGCAGTGTCAAGGACTTCTTCGACCCGCCCAAGACCGTCATCGGCGAGCTCGACCCGGCCAGCGGCGACGTCGTCGCGGCGCTGTACGAAGGGCTTCCCGGCGAGGTCTTCCGCGTCGCGATCCCGGTCGCCGAGATGACGAAGTACGCCGACAACTCCTTCCACGGGCTCAAGATCGGCTTCGCGAACGAGCTCGGCGCCATCTGCCGCGCGCTGGGGCTCGACTCGCACCAGGTGATCGACGTCTTCCTCGCCGACCGCAAGCTCAACATCAGCCCCGCCTACCTCCGCCCCGGGTTCGCCTTCGGCGGCTCGTGCCTCCCCAAGGATCTGCGCGGCCTGGTCTACGCCGCGCACCGCGCGGACGTCGCCGTCCCGATCCTCTCGCACGTGCTGCCCTCCAACGACGAACACCTCCAGCGCGCCTTCGACCTCGTCGCGCGCACCGGGAAACGCAAGATCGGCCTGTTCGGCCTTTCGTTCAAGCCCGGCACCGACGACCTCCGCGAGAGCCCGCTCGTCGAGCTCGCGGAGCGGCTGCTCGGCAAGGGTTACGACCTCCGCATCTACGACGCCAACGTCAGCCTTTCGCGGCTGATGGGCGCGAACCGCGAGTACATCGAGGGCAGGCTGCCGCATCTCGGCCAGCTGCTGGCCGGCTCCATCGGCGAGGTCGTCGACCACGCCGACGTCTGCCTCATCGGCTGTGCCGACCCGGAGGTCCTCGCGGCGCTCCCGGCCGGTGGCGGCCACACCATCATCGATCTCGTCCGCGTACCCGACGCCGCCGAGCGCCGGGCTGAAGAGGGATATGTCGGTCTTGCCTGGTAA
- a CDS encoding polysaccharide deacetylase family protein yields MVILAIGGVGKPVRALDPGENETWVTVEQFERVLDSVAGREDVGLTFDDGNVSDVEIALPRLVERDLTAEFFPLAGRIGQRGFLDADGLRELVEAGMSIGSHGWEHRDWRRLDGRHARRELEIAPKLLAELSGKPVRAYAPPFGAYDRRVLSRLRRSGATRVYTTEGGAASRDGWLRPRIEVRHDVDQEWLDGVLGEREGLYRRAGRVMARVARLARF; encoded by the coding sequence ATGGTGATCCTGGCGATTGGCGGCGTGGGCAAACCCGTGCGCGCGCTGGATCCAGGCGAAAACGAAACATGGGTGACCGTCGAGCAGTTCGAGCGGGTGCTCGACTCGGTGGCCGGACGCGAGGACGTCGGGCTCACCTTCGACGACGGCAACGTCTCGGACGTCGAGATCGCGCTCCCCAGACTGGTGGAGCGCGATCTCACGGCCGAGTTCTTCCCGCTCGCGGGCCGGATCGGGCAGCGGGGTTTCCTTGATGCGGACGGCCTTCGCGAGCTGGTCGAGGCGGGGATGTCGATCGGTTCGCACGGCTGGGAGCACCGCGACTGGCGGCGGCTCGACGGCAGGCACGCCCGGCGCGAACTCGAAATCGCGCCGAAGCTGCTCGCGGAGTTGAGCGGGAAGCCCGTGCGCGCGTACGCGCCGCCGTTCGGCGCCTACGACCGGCGGGTGCTCAGCAGGCTCCGGCGTTCCGGGGCGACCAGGGTCTACACGACCGAAGGTGGCGCGGCGTCGCGTGACGGCTGGCTGCGGCCGCGCATCGAGGTCCGGCACGATGTCGACCAGGAGTGGCTCGACGGCGTGCTCGGTGAGCGGGAGGGCCTGTACCGTCGAGCGGGACGGGTGATGGCGCGGGTCGCCAGGCTTGCCCGCTTTTGA
- a CDS encoding bi-domain-containing oxidoreductase, producing the protein MKQVVQNYKSGELALLDVEVPACKPGGVLVRTAYSLISTGTEMMKVSEASLSLVGKAKARPDQVAKVMQSVATNGLGATYRKAMNKLDSYTPLGYSLCGVVEEVGAGIDDVAVGDYVACAGNEHALHAELNWVPKNLYTKVPDGVDPRHAAFGTVGSIAMQGVRQGEPQIGDIALVIGLGLIGQLVVQLLVASGVRVVGVDPDPARCALAEQLGALKCGDPASGVVDTAVAEISSGHGVDQVYLAAGGSTNEPVELAAKLARDRGRVIDIGKCSLNLPWNAYYEKELDVRFSRSYGPGRYDPEYELEGRDYPIGQVRWTERRNLECVVDLMGSGRLDVEPLISHVSAFSDAVETYRKLNEGELKAVAVLFEYEKRAVAATEQVSAVTLPKTASVRAVPKGGGLRVAFVGAGNYASSMLLPHLAEMEGVDLTEVVTTSALSGANAKRKFGFARATTDLDTMLEDSSVDAVFIVTRHSSHAELTRRALLAGKAVFVEKPLALSEKELEIVLGAIEESGNDRLQVGFNRRFAPLLNESMLHFGPRIGPASVRYLVNAGQLDANSWYNQADSEGSRFAGEGGHFIDTVSWLLGSDPVSVYATATPGHQDLQILLRYPDGSTASIAYTTSGSPAFPKETIDVTADGKVLKFDDFARASVFGRKKWASSRIPKGRDKGQAAELEAFVNALTTGVSMPVSVESLVSTTLATLAVGRSLETGSVVRINAKEGLG; encoded by the coding sequence GTGAAGCAGGTAGTGCAGAACTACAAGAGCGGGGAGCTGGCGCTCCTCGACGTCGAAGTACCCGCGTGCAAACCGGGGGGTGTGCTGGTCCGCACCGCCTATTCGCTGATCTCCACCGGCACCGAGATGATGAAGGTGTCCGAGGCGAGCCTTTCGCTGGTGGGCAAGGCGAAGGCCCGGCCGGATCAGGTCGCGAAGGTGATGCAGAGCGTCGCCACGAACGGGCTGGGCGCCACCTACCGCAAGGCGATGAACAAACTCGACTCGTACACGCCGCTGGGGTACTCGCTGTGCGGCGTGGTCGAGGAGGTCGGCGCGGGCATCGACGACGTCGCCGTCGGGGACTACGTGGCGTGCGCGGGGAACGAGCACGCGCTGCACGCGGAACTGAACTGGGTGCCCAAGAACCTCTACACCAAGGTGCCGGACGGCGTCGACCCGCGGCACGCCGCGTTCGGCACGGTCGGTTCGATCGCGATGCAGGGGGTCCGCCAGGGCGAACCGCAGATCGGCGACATCGCGCTGGTCATCGGGCTCGGCCTGATCGGCCAGCTGGTCGTGCAGCTGCTGGTCGCCTCCGGGGTCCGCGTGGTCGGCGTCGACCCGGACCCGGCCCGCTGCGCGCTCGCCGAACAGCTCGGTGCCCTGAAATGCGGTGACCCGGCGTCCGGCGTCGTCGACACCGCGGTCGCGGAGATCAGCTCCGGGCACGGCGTCGACCAGGTGTACCTCGCCGCGGGCGGCAGCACGAACGAGCCGGTGGAGCTCGCCGCGAAGCTCGCCCGAGACCGCGGCCGCGTGATCGACATCGGCAAGTGCTCGCTGAACCTGCCGTGGAACGCCTACTACGAAAAGGAACTCGACGTCCGGTTCTCCCGCTCGTACGGCCCCGGCCGTTATGACCCGGAGTACGAACTCGAAGGCCGCGACTACCCGATCGGCCAGGTCCGCTGGACCGAGCGCCGCAACCTCGAATGCGTCGTCGACCTGATGGGCAGCGGCCGTCTCGACGTCGAGCCGCTGATCTCGCACGTCTCGGCCTTCTCCGACGCCGTGGAGACGTACCGGAAGCTCAACGAGGGCGAGCTCAAGGCCGTCGCGGTGCTGTTCGAGTACGAGAAGCGCGCCGTCGCGGCCACCGAACAGGTCTCCGCGGTCACCCTGCCGAAGACCGCGTCGGTGCGGGCGGTGCCCAAGGGCGGCGGCTTGCGGGTCGCGTTCGTCGGCGCGGGCAACTACGCGTCTTCGATGCTCCTGCCGCATCTCGCCGAGATGGAGGGCGTCGATCTCACCGAGGTCGTCACCACCTCCGCGCTCTCGGGCGCGAACGCCAAACGCAAGTTCGGCTTCGCCCGCGCCACCACCGACCTCGACACGATGCTCGAAGACTCCTCCGTCGACGCCGTGTTCATCGTGACCAGGCACAGCTCGCACGCCGAGCTGACCAGGCGCGCGCTGCTCGCGGGCAAGGCCGTCTTCGTGGAGAAGCCGCTCGCGCTGTCGGAGAAGGAACTGGAGATCGTGCTCGGCGCGATCGAGGAATCCGGCAACGACCGGCTCCAGGTCGGGTTCAACCGCCGGTTCGCCCCGCTGCTGAACGAGTCGATGCTCCACTTCGGACCGCGGATCGGCCCGGCCTCCGTGCGGTACCTGGTCAACGCCGGCCAACTCGACGCGAACAGCTGGTACAACCAGGCCGACAGCGAGGGTTCGCGGTTCGCGGGCGAGGGCGGCCACTTCATCGACACGGTCAGCTGGCTGCTCGGCTCCGACCCGGTCTCCGTCTACGCCACCGCGACCCCCGGCCACCAGGACCTGCAGATCCTGCTGCGCTACCCGGACGGCTCGACGGCGTCGATCGCGTACACCACCAGCGGTTCGCCGGCGTTCCCCAAGGAGACGATCGACGTCACCGCCGACGGCAAGGTGCTGAAGTTCGACGACTTCGCGCGCGCGTCGGTGTTCGGCCGCAAGAAATGGGCGAGCTCCCGCATCCCCAAGGGCCGGGACAAGGGGCAGGCCGCCGAGCTCGAAGCGTTCGTCAACGCGCTGACGACCGGCGTGTCGATGCCGGTGTCTGTCGAGTCGCTCGTTTCGACGACGCTGGCCACGCTCGCGGTCGGCCGCAGTCTCGAAACCGGTTCCGTGGTGCGGATCAACGCCAAGGAAGGTCTCGGCTGA